One genomic window of Chitinophagaceae bacterium includes the following:
- a CDS encoding EamA family transporter yields the protein MRRSYLYLHTAILLWGFTGIFARAIDLTEGVLVWYRLLLTSICWLVIAVVTKKVSVLPLKEALRISFVGLLVAIHWLFFYGSIKYSNISVGMSCLAMIAVFSSILEPLITGRRFQWFELGLAMFAALGMFLIFEFNVQYRTGVFLGLISAFLGSYFTIRNKMLMADYNSETVTTYELCSGFIYLTLLMPLYLWLFPTQKYLPASGDWILLAVFTVVCTVIPFNLSMKALRNISAFTANLSINMEPLYGITLAFIFYHEQDDLHPGFYAGTLIILSSVVIYMFLKFRQLRKSRQAATEDLASAELL from the coding sequence ATGCGCAGGTCATACCTTTACCTTCATACTGCTATTTTACTCTGGGGCTTCACCGGTATTTTTGCAAGAGCTATTGATCTTACAGAAGGAGTGCTTGTATGGTATCGGCTGCTCCTCACTTCCATTTGCTGGCTGGTTATTGCTGTTGTTACCAAAAAAGTGAGCGTGTTGCCTTTGAAAGAAGCCTTGCGAATCAGCTTTGTAGGATTGCTCGTTGCTATTCACTGGTTATTTTTTTACGGGTCTATCAAGTATTCCAATATTTCTGTGGGAATGAGTTGTCTGGCAATGATTGCCGTTTTTTCATCTATTCTTGAACCACTGATCACCGGTCGCAGGTTTCAATGGTTCGAGTTGGGTTTGGCAATGTTCGCTGCTTTGGGCATGTTCCTGATTTTTGAATTTAACGTGCAATACCGGACAGGTGTTTTCCTTGGATTGATCTCTGCATTCCTCGGTTCTTATTTCACCATCAGAAATAAAATGCTGATGGCTGACTACAATTCAGAAACAGTAACCACTTATGAATTGTGCAGCGGATTCATTTATCTGACACTGCTGATGCCATTATATCTGTGGCTTTTCCCGACCCAAAAATATTTGCCCGCATCAGGAGATTGGATATTACTTGCGGTGTTTACTGTTGTGTGTACTGTGATTCCATTTAATCTTTCGATGAAAGCATTAAGAAACATTTCCGCTTTTACCGCCAATCTCTCTATCAATATGGAACCACTGTATGGTATTACGCTTGCTTTTATTTTTTACCATGAACAGGATGATCTTCATCCCGGATTTTACGCGGGCACACTTATTATTTTATCCTCTGTAGTGATCTACATGTTTTTAAAATTCCGGCAATTGAGAAAGAGCAGGCAAGCAGCAACAGAAGATTTGGCCAGTGCAGAATTATTATAG
- a CDS encoding DUF547 domain-containing protein translates to MNSVILSQQLLLAIKTNTSSELFIQELERKPARILYEELMNENRRKIYWINLYNAFVQWLIQKQTPDFSNRLNRINFFSGRKINLSGTLLSLNDIEHGMLRNSSIWWSMGYLQKMMPSNFEKQLRVPLDFRIHFALNCGAVSCPAISFYSPDESDQQLNNAMKTFLDQEVILNNDRSSAKVSSIFKWYRGDFGGQAGIIQLISNHYGINRNQLRKLIFKPYDWNISPGNFSVL, encoded by the coding sequence ATGAACTCCGTTATTCTTTCACAACAATTGTTGCTTGCTATCAAAACCAACACTTCCTCTGAATTGTTTATTCAAGAATTGGAGCGCAAACCAGCACGAATACTCTATGAAGAATTAATGAATGAGAACAGGAGGAAAATTTACTGGATCAATTTGTACAATGCATTTGTGCAGTGGCTCATTCAAAAACAAACTCCTGATTTTTCAAACCGGCTCAACAGAATTAATTTTTTCAGCGGGAGAAAAATAAATCTCTCCGGCACACTCCTCTCTTTAAATGATATAGAACATGGCATGCTCAGAAATTCATCAATTTGGTGGAGCATGGGATACCTGCAAAAAATGATGCCCTCTAATTTTGAAAAGCAACTTCGCGTACCTCTCGACTTCAGAATTCATTTTGCTTTAAACTGTGGTGCCGTTAGTTGTCCTGCGATTTCTTTCTATTCACCGGATGAATCAGATCAACAATTGAATAATGCCATGAAAACATTTCTTGATCAGGAAGTAATTCTCAATAATGATCGCAGCAGTGCAAAGGTATCTTCCATTTTCAAATGGTACCGTGGTGACTTTGGCGGACAAGCGGGCATCATTCAACTTATAAGTAATCACTACGGAATAAACAGGAACCAACTCAGAAAGCTTATTTTCAAACCATACGACTGGAACATATCACCAGGAAATTTTTCAGTTTTATAA
- the ltaE gene encoding low-specificity L-threonine aldolase has product MIDLRSDTVTRPTKPMLEAMMQAPVGDDVFGDDPSINALEAKAATLFGMEAALYCPSGTMTNQIAVKTHTQPGDEVIIERTNHVYYYEAGGIAFHSGCSVRLINGDRGRIKPNDITDNVNPINDHSATTRLVSIENTANRGGGSYYSLEEIMNLSKTAHDAGLKIHLDGARIFNALVELNVQPVEVGMHFDSVSCCLSKGLGCPVGSLLISNKDFIKRARKYRKIFGGGMRQAGILAAAGIYALDHHINRLIEDHLRAKEIGNVLTTSAYVEWLMPVETNIIIFKLKEQYAADQFVQKLKAQQILAIPIGKNQVRMVTHLDVDDNMLQRVVDALKVAF; this is encoded by the coding sequence ATGATCGACCTCAGAAGCGACACCGTAACACGCCCAACCAAGCCAATGCTCGAAGCCATGATGCAAGCACCTGTAGGTGATGATGTTTTTGGTGATGATCCGAGCATCAATGCGCTCGAAGCAAAGGCGGCAACGCTCTTTGGAATGGAAGCAGCCTTATACTGTCCGTCAGGGACAATGACCAATCAGATCGCTGTAAAAACCCATACTCAGCCCGGTGATGAAGTAATAATTGAGCGCACGAATCATGTGTATTACTATGAAGCCGGTGGCATCGCTTTTCACTCCGGTTGTTCTGTACGGCTCATCAATGGCGACAGAGGCAGGATCAAACCCAATGACATTACAGACAATGTAAATCCCATTAACGACCACAGTGCAACTACACGTCTGGTAAGTATTGAAAACACAGCCAATCGTGGTGGTGGCAGTTACTATAGTTTGGAAGAAATAATGAACCTTAGTAAAACTGCACATGACGCCGGACTAAAAATTCATTTAGATGGCGCCCGTATCTTTAATGCGCTGGTGGAATTAAACGTGCAACCTGTTGAAGTGGGAATGCATTTCGATTCAGTATCCTGTTGCTTATCTAAAGGATTGGGTTGTCCTGTCGGCTCACTGCTTATTTCAAATAAAGATTTTATTAAGCGTGCAAGAAAGTACCGTAAAATATTTGGTGGTGGCATGCGGCAGGCAGGCATTCTTGCTGCAGCAGGAATTTATGCGCTTGATCATCACATCAATCGTCTTATCGAAGATCACCTAAGAGCAAAGGAAATCGGAAATGTGCTTACCACTTCAGCGTATGTTGAATGGTTAATGCCCGTTGAAACCAACATCATCATTTTCAAATTGAAAGAACAATATGCAGCCGACCAGTTTGTACAAAAATTAAAGGCGCAGCAAATTCTTGCCATTCCTATCGGGAAAAACCAGGTGCGTATGGTCACGCATTTAGATGTGGATGATAATATGTTGCAGAGAGTGGTTGATGCGTTAAAAGTTGCGTTTTGA
- a CDS encoding rhomboid family intramembrane serine protease yields MAFDITLLIIILTVATSIAAFQSTDLMNRLLMNPYAVKHGRQWYRFISSGFIHANWTHLLFNIIVFYSFSSIVKYYYDYNFGMRSTWYFIVLYLGGMIISDLPTYIKHQNHSWYNSLGASGAVSAVLFAFVFLDPLGTIYFYFLPMPGIVMGVLYLGYSWYMARQGGDNINHDAHFYGAVFGVVYTLLLKPSLGLDFIDKLLHRA; encoded by the coding sequence ATGGCCTTTGACATAACGCTCCTAATTATCATACTCACTGTCGCCACTTCCATTGCGGCATTTCAATCCACCGATCTCATGAACCGCCTCCTCATGAATCCCTATGCCGTAAAACATGGCAGACAATGGTACCGTTTCATTTCATCCGGATTCATTCATGCTAACTGGACACATCTCCTTTTCAACATCATTGTCTTTTACTCCTTCAGTTCTATTGTAAAGTATTATTACGATTACAATTTTGGAATGCGTTCCACCTGGTATTTCATTGTGCTGTATCTCGGCGGGATGATCATCTCTGATCTGCCTACTTATATCAAACATCAGAACCACTCCTGGTACAATAGTCTTGGCGCATCAGGTGCTGTTTCCGCTGTACTTTTTGCATTTGTGTTTCTTGATCCGTTAGGAACCATCTACTTCTATTTCTTACCCATGCCGGGTATAGTAATGGGTGTTTTATACCTTGGATATTCCTGGTACATGGCCAGGCAAGGCGGTGATAACATTAACCACGATGCACACTTCTATGGCGCGGTCTTCGGTGTGGTGTATACACTTCTCTTAAAACCCTCCTTAGGACTTGATTTTATTGATAAACTTCTGCACCGCGCATAA
- a CDS encoding T9SS type A sorting domain-containing protein yields MNIATIYRSFKIITATQLVLLLLVFAPFMSFAQTYNFSMTAGTQVLSGTAPSIYNFYDSGGNLGSASCTATPGVNDYSNNSNIVETFTAGTGQNIVVTFSVASIAAGDTLTIYDGASVASTKLATYTNVSFIATATGTTGSSITFKFTSDAATVCKGWAATLTRNYFMQPGSYFLDCSTANFNDPSTAHQPAIGATTCPGASTGDYLDNSNIVETFVTSGTTYVTVTWNNINGFYLCSGDVLKVYDGPSNASPLLQTNTGPIFAGFNGATMPAAVSSSGSSITFEFISDGSSHSKGWNASLACTAILIPANNECTTATSIFAGSPCTATAGTTKNATQSTAPATVCSGTPNDDVWYSFVATTTNPTITVTGTASTSSMQPVAQLCVGPAATPTQSTLGGTVCAAAAAPLGSAILNPTGLTVGTTYYVRVFDSGNNSTGNAYTFTICITGATQQDCAGALDVNSYFTLTGTATSYGTQEYSSTTFGCLVGGEHRSLWYKMKVTSVGTIGFTLTPAAGQDIDFAIWGPYANSNCSNITTAPLRCTFAANGGSAGGLSDSYFDGTEGAGGDGWLRSIGCPTCTSTYGETAVAANQYYIFLIDGWSSFNGSSLSLVWTGSSSLPITLSDFYGQTFLDYNLLNWSTLSEFNNDFWTIERSADGETFETISTMDGYELSTTMRDYQYYDRSPLSGNNYYRLKQTDIGGAYTYSNVVLLKNYGEEIAVQDIYPNPTNGAITVNLYSGESYNCVVHVMDETGKMLMDLNQPLEQGNNYLQIDLHQFHNGIYFLQLINPRSGDVVTKKVVKM; encoded by the coding sequence ATGAACATTGCTACAATCTACAGGTCCTTCAAAATAATAACAGCGACGCAATTGGTTTTGCTGCTATTGGTTTTTGCACCGTTTATGAGCTTTGCTCAAACATATAATTTTAGTATGACAGCAGGCACTCAAGTTTTAAGTGGTACTGCTCCTTCCATATATAATTTTTATGATTCAGGAGGAAACCTTGGAAGCGCCTCCTGTACAGCTACACCTGGAGTAAATGATTACAGCAACAACTCAAATATAGTGGAAACCTTTACTGCCGGAACAGGACAAAACATTGTTGTCACATTTTCCGTAGCAAGCATTGCCGCCGGTGATACATTAACAATTTATGATGGGGCAAGTGTTGCTTCAACCAAACTCGCAACCTATACCAACGTATCTTTTATCGCAACCGCAACAGGCACTACAGGCAGCTCCATTACTTTCAAATTTACTTCTGATGCCGCTACTGTTTGCAAAGGTTGGGCTGCCACGCTTACCAGGAATTACTTTATGCAACCGGGCAGTTATTTTTTAGATTGTAGTACTGCTAATTTTAATGATCCTTCCACAGCACATCAACCTGCTATTGGTGCTACCACTTGCCCGGGAGCAAGCACGGGAGATTATCTGGATAATTCCAATATAGTGGAAACGTTCGTTACCTCAGGTACTACTTATGTTACAGTAACCTGGAATAATATAAATGGATTTTATTTGTGTTCAGGAGATGTATTGAAGGTTTATGATGGACCGAGTAACGCATCTCCCCTTCTTCAAACCAATACAGGTCCCATTTTCGCAGGATTTAATGGGGCAACTATGCCTGCTGCAGTTAGTTCTTCCGGATCGAGTATCACCTTTGAATTTATTTCAGATGGCAGCAGTCATTCAAAAGGATGGAATGCATCGCTTGCCTGCACCGCTATATTGATCCCTGCAAACAACGAATGCACCACAGCTACCAGTATTTTTGCAGGATCTCCGTGTACCGCCACTGCAGGTACTACCAAAAATGCAACACAATCAACTGCACCTGCAACTGTTTGTTCAGGCACACCGAATGATGATGTGTGGTATTCTTTTGTTGCAACCACAACAAATCCCACCATCACCGTAACCGGAACTGCAAGCACCAGCAGCATGCAACCGGTCGCACAACTTTGTGTAGGGCCTGCGGCTACTCCAACGCAATCAACTTTAGGCGGTACGGTTTGTGCCGCTGCAGCAGCACCACTCGGTTCAGCTATATTGAATCCAACAGGACTTACTGTTGGAACTACTTATTATGTACGGGTTTTTGATTCGGGAAACAATTCAACCGGAAATGCCTATACATTCACTATCTGTATTACCGGTGCTACACAACAGGATTGTGCTGGCGCTTTGGATGTAAATAGCTATTTCACGCTGACAGGCACCGCTACCAGCTATGGTACACAGGAATATAGTTCCACCACTTTTGGTTGCCTCGTTGGTGGCGAGCATCGCTCACTCTGGTATAAAATGAAAGTGACCAGCGTCGGCACTATTGGGTTTACACTAACGCCGGCTGCAGGGCAGGATATTGATTTTGCCATTTGGGGTCCTTATGCCAACAGTAACTGTTCAAACATAACCACAGCGCCATTACGATGCACGTTTGCCGCCAACGGAGGCTCAGCCGGTGGATTAAGTGATTCTTACTTCGATGGTACAGAGGGCGCGGGTGGCGATGGATGGCTGCGCTCGATAGGGTGTCCCACCTGTACTTCAACGTACGGAGAAACTGCGGTTGCTGCAAACCAATACTACATATTTCTGATAGATGGCTGGTCGTCTTTTAATGGCAGCAGTCTATCGCTGGTATGGACAGGTTCTTCAAGTTTACCCATCACCCTTTCAGATTTTTATGGTCAGACATTTCTTGACTATAATCTGTTGAACTGGTCTACCCTGTCAGAATTCAACAACGATTTCTGGACCATTGAGCGGTCTGCTGACGGCGAAACATTTGAAACCATCAGCACCATGGATGGCTACGAACTTTCTACCACCATGCGGGACTATCAATACTATGACCGCAGTCCGCTGAGCGGCAATAATTATTACCGGCTGAAGCAGACCGACATTGGAGGTGCTTACACCTATTCCAATGTTGTGTTGTTGAAAAATTACGGTGAAGAGATTGCAGTGCAGGACATTTATCCAAATCCTACTAACGGAGCCATCACGGTAAATTTATATTCAGGCGAGAGCTACAATTGTGTGGTGCATGTGATGGATGAGACCGGTAAAATGCTGATGGATCTTAATCAACCGCTTGAGCAGGGAAATAACTATTTGCAAATTGATCTTCATCAATTTCACAATGGAATTTATTTCCTGCAATTAATTAACCCGCGTTCCGGAGATGTGGTAACTAAGAAAGTGGTGAAAATGTAA